From Anolis carolinensis isolate JA03-04 unplaced genomic scaffold, rAnoCar3.1.pri scaffold_8, whole genome shotgun sequence, a single genomic window includes:
- the ccdc15 gene encoding coiled-coil domain-containing protein 15: MLPPKKELQEQHLQRTAKVKRRPQSVVVNWNVLAERNQQVTPVGAWVESTQDDAEQEESPAFSIAAQVEQEYKEQQKEKEWMLKRFQEEVKHRVNQCVKMRRKQQLQKSYEAALKEGSVMTGFSESALQLTPKKNTCLYRSNTDSTICRSGSRVPSVEGARFMVERGENPQAKTVTKTVQQTIRHKLASRKAAPDAIPPELPGGPWESCPDKELPESCKTTSVNAEDEDFLLTGHHDLPAELQDQEQERWRKDGDYIIEFKKVNSEILNGTCPEDYAASGTKTWSPQILWPGREREESKKQRQSQYLRYRRLFMDIEREQVKEQQRQKECQRKMDKIKREKEQQRQREEQKITENQKAKEPATQERLSQGGASSREKEHLKLEHLKLEDTEERKGIMEKQQRCKEYARYAEALRAQMREKIKMYNINLPPLCFCGSDFWDSHPDSCANNCVFYKNHKAYAQALQSVISSCNVLDGGSNTRLAVHTFATVYARSKNS; this comes from the exons ATGTTACCACCCAAGAAGGAGCTGCAAGAGCAGCATCTCCAGAGAACAGCTAAAGTGAAAAGGAGACCACAGTCAGTGGTAGTAAACTGGAACGTCTTGGCAGAGAGGAACCAGCAGGTGACTCCTGTCGGAGCTTGGGTGGAGAGTACCCAAGATGATGCCGAGCAGGAGGAGAGCCCGGCTTTT TCTATAGCAGCTCAAGTTGAACAAGAATACAaggaacaacaaaaagaaaaagaatggatgCTAAAACGTTTTCAGGAAGAAGTGAAACACAGGGTGAACCAATGTGTTAAAATGCGGAGAAAGCAGCAGCTGCAAAAGTCCTATGAAGCA gCTCTAAAAGAAGGTTCTGTGATGACAGGATTTTCAGAATCTGCATTACAGTTGACCCCTAAGAAAAACACATGTTTATACAGAAGCAACACCGATTCTACCATCTGCAGGTCTGGTAGTAGAGTCCCCTCTGTGGAAGGAGCTAGATTTATGGTAGAAAGGGGAGAAAACCCACAAGCCAAAACT GTTACAAAGACTGTGCAGCAGACTATCCGTCACAAACTTGCTTCACGAAAGGCTGCGCCAGATGCGATTCCTCCAGAACTTCCAGGAGGTCCTTGGGAGAGCTGTCCAGATAAAGAG TTGCCAGAATCTTGCAAGACAACTTCCGTAAATGCAGAAGATGAAGATTTCCTTCTTACAGGACATCATGACCTCCCTGCAGAACTGCAAGATCAAGAACAGGAGCGGTGGAGAAAGGATGGGGATTATATCATAGAGTTTAAAAAA GTTAATAGTGAGATACTGAACGGAACCTGCCCAGAGGACTATGCAGCATCTGGCACCAAAACTTGGTCTCCTCAGATACTTTGgcctggaagagagagagaagagtcgAAGAAGCAG CGTCAAAGTCAGTACCTAAGATACCGGCGACTATTCATGGATATTGAAAGAGAGCAAGTGAAGGAGCAACAAAGACAGAAGGAATGTCAAAGAAAAATGGATAA aataaagagagaaaaagagcaaCAACGTCAGAGAGAGGAACAGAAGATCACGGAGAATCAAAAGGCAAAGGAACCAGCAACACAGGAACGGCTCTCCCAGGGGGGTGCTAGTTCCAGGGAAAAGGAACATCTTAAATTGGAACATCTTAAACTAGAAGACACAGAAGAGAGGAAAGGGATCATGGAAAAACAGCAACGGTGTAAGGAATATGCTCG atATGCAGAAGCACTACGCGCCCAGATGCGGGAGAAAATCAAAATGTACAATATCAATTTGCCTCCATTGTGCTTCTGTGGGTCAGATTTCTGGGACTCTCATCCAGATAGTTGTGCCAACAACTGTGTGTTCTATAAAAATCACAAAG cATATGCCCAGGCGCTGCAATCTGTCATCTCATCTTGTAATGTTCTTGATGGTGGTTCAAACACAAGACTTGCTGTTCATACTTTTGCTACAGTATACGCTCGTTCAAAGAATTCATGA